The following coding sequences lie in one Spinacia oleracea cultivar Varoflay chromosome 1, BTI_SOV_V1, whole genome shotgun sequence genomic window:
- the LOC110777406 gene encoding cytochrome P450 CYP94D108-like gives MIIHYSFPQLIMEPIYPLITLLLILVITLLYFTYHQITTTKKQLHLGFKTYPFLGTLPQFLANRHRFLDWSTEVLASIPTHTSIFFRPGKVHGVITAYPPNVEHILKTRFDNYPKGARFASLLHDFLGTGIFNADDHLWRVQRKTASFEFNKRSLKNFVLDSVRSEIITRLIPILKEASGSNRVLDLQDVLERFAFDNVCKLAFDYDPGCLAGNGSGESEFMRAFEEAATLSAERFMYALPFLWRIKKLFNIGSEKRLRDSIETVNGFADRIIRTRLDEISREQRINNLNYQDLLSRFISSTEEISEVQRDCNFLRDVVISFILAGRDTTSSGLSWFFWLLSNNSDVLTKIRSEVGNVRARADKQVGDSYNFDDLREMNYLHAALSETLRLYPPVPVDTRSCSEDDIFPDGTKVKKNWFVTYNTYAMGRMESIWGRDCLVFRPERWIDENGLYKPENPFRYPVFHAGPRICLGKEMAYVQMKSIVACVVEQFDVDVLGKEKCPEYLLSLTLRTKNGLPVRVKPRKL, from the coding sequence ATGATTATCCATTATTCATTCCCACAACTAATTATGGAGCCAATTTACCCACTAATTACTCTCCTCTTAATCCTTGTTATTACCTTACTCTACTTCACGTACCACCAAATTACAACCACCAAAAAACAACTTCATCTTGGCTTCAAAACATACCCTTTCTTAGGCACCCTCCCACAATTCTTAGCTAACCGCCACCGCTTCCTCGATTGGAGTACCGAGGTTCTCGCTTCCATCCCAACCCACACCTCCATCTTCTTCCGCCCTGGCAAAGTCCACGGTGTCATCACCGCTTATCCTCCCAACGTTGAACACATCCTCAAAACTCGCTTTGACAACTACCCGAAAGGCGCTCGCTTCGCTTCTCTCTTGCATGACTTTCTCGGCACCGGTATCTTCAACGCCGACGACCATCTTTGGCGTGTTCAACGTAAGACTGCCAGCTTTGAGTTTAACAAACGTTCCCTTAAGAACTTTGTCTTAGATAGTGTAAGGTCCGAGATTATAACCCGGCTCATCCCTATTTTAAAAGAAGCATCCGGTTCAAACCGGGTTCTTGATTTGCAAGATGTTCTCGAGCGGTTCGCTTTTGATAATGTTTGTAAGTTGGCGTTTGATTATGACCCGGGTTGCTTGGCGGGTAATGGGTCGGGCGAGTCTGAATTCATGCGGGCTTTCGAGGAAGCCGCTACGCTTAGTGCGGAGCGTTTCATGTACGCGCTCCCTTTTCTATGGAGAATCAAGAAGTTGTTTAACATAGGGTCGGAGAAGAGGTTAAGGGATTCAATTGAGACCGTCAATGGGTTTGCTGATAGGATCATACGGACGAGGTTAGACGAAATATCACGAGAGCAaagaattaataatttaaattatcaagaTTTGTTGTCACGTTTTATTTCATCCACAGAAGAAATTAGTGAAGTACAACGTGATTGTAATTTCCTAAGGGATGTTGTAATAAGTTTTATCCTAGCTGGGAGGGACACAACGTCATCTGGATTAAGTTGGTTTTTTTGGTTGTTATCAAATAATTCAGATGTTTTAACAAAGATTCGGTCTGAAGTAGGCAACGTTCGGGCTAGAGCCGATAAACAAGTCGGGGATTCATacaattttgatgatttaagAGAAATGAATTACTTACATGCGGCATTATCTGAGACCTTACGATTATATCCTCCTGTGCCTGTAGATACAAGATCATGTTCGGAGGATGATATATTTCCTGATGGTACGAAGGTTAAGAAGAATTGGTTTGTCACGTATAACACATATGCTATGGGGAGAATGGAGAGCATATGGGGAAGAGATTGTTTGGTGTTTCGACCAGAAAGATGGATCGATGAAAACGGTTTGTATAAACCGGAAAATCCTTTTAGGTACCCGGTTTTTCATGCCGGTCCGAGGATTTGTTTAGGGAAAGAGATGGCATATGTACAAATGAAGTCGATAGTAGCTTGTGTGGTGGAACAATTTGACGTGGATGTGTTAGGGAAAGAAAAATGTCCCGAATATTTGTTGTCATTGACCTTAAGGACGAAAAATGGACTTCCTGTGAGGGTGAAGCCAAGAAAATTGTAA